In Cicer arietinum cultivar CDC Frontier isolate Library 1 chromosome 7, Cicar.CDCFrontier_v2.0, whole genome shotgun sequence, a single window of DNA contains:
- the LOC101502283 gene encoding uncharacterized protein: MGCSFSGLNALYTSVNGGGDVWINENRFRILRQLGEGGFAYVYLVKELPNESATGGLANKIKDSSHISDDGSYAMKKVLIQNSEQLELVREEIRVSSLFSHPNLLPLLDHAIISVKPTPETSWSHEAYLLFPVHLDGTLLDNAKTMKAKKEHYTTSDVLQIFRQLCAGLKHMHSLDPPYAHNDVKPGNVLITHRKEQPPLAILMDFGSARPARKQISSRSEALQLQEWASEHCSAPFRAPELWDCPSHADIDERTDVWSLGCTLYAIMYGVSPFEYALGESGGSLQLAIVNAQVKWPAGLKPSYPEALHQFVSWMLQPQAAMRPRIDDIIIHVDKLVAKFSQ; this comes from the exons ATGGGTTGCTCGTTCTCTGGTTTAAATGCATTATACACCTCTGTGAACGGAGGAGGTGATGTTTGGATCAACGAAAACCGTTTCCGAATCTTGAGACAGCTCGGAGAAGGTGGCTTCGCTTACGTTTACCTCGTTAAGGAGCTTCCCAATGAATCTGCTACCGGCGGTCTTGCTAATAAAATCAAAGACTCCTCTCATATCTCCG ATGATGGATCTTATGCTATGAAAAAGGTCCTTATTCAGAACAGTGAGCAGCTGGAGTTGGTTAGAGAGGAGATCCGCGTCTCTTCACTGTTTAGTCACCCCAATCTCCTCCCGCTTCTTGATCATGCAATAATTTCTGTTAAG CCTACTCCAGAAACATCTTGGAGCCATGAAGCATACTTGTTATTTCCAGTTCATTTGGATGGAACATTGCTAGACAATGCCAAAACAATGAAAGCCAAGAAGGAACACTATACTACCTCAGATGTTCTTCAAATATTTCGGCAG CTTTGTGCAGGACTTAAGCACATGCACAGTTTAGATCCTCCATATGCACACAATGATGTCAAACCTGGTAATGTTCTCATAACACACAGAAAAGAACAACCACCACTCGCCATACTGATGGATTTTGGTAGTGCTCGTCCTGCAAGGAAGCAGATTAGCTCCAGATCAGAGGCACTCCAGTTGCAG GAATGGGCATCTGAACATTGCTCTGCTCCTTTCCGAGCCCCTGAGCTGTGGGATTGCCCAAGCCATGCTGATATAGATGAGAGGACTGACGTTTGGTCACTAGGATGCACATTATATGCAATAAT GTATGGGGTATCTCCGTTTGAATATGCACTTGGAGAGTCTGGTGGAAGCCTGCAATTGGCTATTGTAAACGCTCAGGTCAAATGGCCAGCTGGACTTAAACCTTCATATCCAGAAGCTCTTCATCAGTTTGTTTCATGGATGCTTCAGCCTCAAGCTGCTATGAGGCCCCGGATAGACGATATCATCATCCATGTTGATAAGCTGGTTGCAAAGTTCTCTCAATGA
- the LOC140918953 gene encoding protein CYSTEINE-RICH TRANSMEMBRANE MODULE 9-like, producing MSHNDQNQPQVWNSAIAYDDDVSKDSAAGPYPIPPPPASITHKVPPSCTQTKLKGSGFWRGCCAGWCCYCCLDICF from the exons ATGAGTCACAATGATCAAAACCAGCCTCAAG TTTGGAATTCTGCTATAGcatatgatgatgatgtatcAAAAGACAGTGCAGCGGGTCCATATCCAATTCCACCACCTCCTGCATCTATTACTCACAAGGTTCCTCCTAGCTGCACACAAACTAAACTCAAAGGATCAGGTTTCTGGAGAGGATG TTGTGCTGGATGGTGTTGCTACTGTTGTTTGGACATTTGCTTCTGA
- the LOC101503332 gene encoding uncharacterized protein isoform X1 → MVRMKPYSKNFGIEEECQSSESGWTMYIGSPIEDDDNDDDDEDDGDIDNMDDEEGTHEAHDDLESDDDSMASDASSGPSHQHYGRDYGLEGLKQVVVEDENNKYCLEKKENKTMENEGKNVEKKEMIFVDGKGKSSVHVGGGKVRKNYLVGGKKGV, encoded by the exons ATGGTACG GATGAAACCGTATTCCAAGAACTTTGGAATTGAAGAGGAATGTCAAAGCAGTGAATCTGGATGGACCATGTATATAGGGTCTCCAATTgaagatgatgataatgatgatgatgatgaggatGATGGAGACATTGATAACATGGATGATGAAGAAGGAACTCATGAAGCTCATGATGATCTTGAAAGTGATGATGATTCTATGGCTTCTGATGCTTCTTCAGGTCCAAGTCATCAACATTATGGAAGAGACTATGGCTTAGAAGGTTTGAAGCAAGTGGTGGTTGAAGATGAAAACAACAAGTATTGcttagaaaagaaagaaaataaaactatggaaaatgaaggaaagaatgtagaaaagaaagaaatgatATTTGTGGATGGTAAAGGCAAGTCTTCAGTTCATGTTGGTGGTGGCAAGGTGAGAAAAAATTACTTGGTTGGTGGGAAAAAAGGAGTTTAA
- the LOC101503332 gene encoding uncharacterized protein isoform X2 — protein sequence MKPYSKNFGIEEECQSSESGWTMYIGSPIEDDDNDDDDEDDGDIDNMDDEEGTHEAHDDLESDDDSMASDASSGPSHQHYGRDYGLEGLKQVVVEDENNKYCLEKKENKTMENEGKNVEKKEMIFVDGKGKSSVHVGGGKVRKNYLVGGKKGV from the coding sequence ATGAAACCGTATTCCAAGAACTTTGGAATTGAAGAGGAATGTCAAAGCAGTGAATCTGGATGGACCATGTATATAGGGTCTCCAATTgaagatgatgataatgatgatgatgatgaggatGATGGAGACATTGATAACATGGATGATGAAGAAGGAACTCATGAAGCTCATGATGATCTTGAAAGTGATGATGATTCTATGGCTTCTGATGCTTCTTCAGGTCCAAGTCATCAACATTATGGAAGAGACTATGGCTTAGAAGGTTTGAAGCAAGTGGTGGTTGAAGATGAAAACAACAAGTATTGcttagaaaagaaagaaaataaaactatggaaaatgaaggaaagaatgtagaaaagaaagaaatgatATTTGTGGATGGTAAAGGCAAGTCTTCAGTTCATGTTGGTGGTGGCAAGGTGAGAAAAAATTACTTGGTTGGTGGGAAAAAAGGAGTTTAA